Proteins from one Telopea speciosissima isolate NSW1024214 ecotype Mountain lineage chromosome 1, Tspe_v1, whole genome shotgun sequence genomic window:
- the LOC122642616 gene encoding cyclic dof factor 2-like, giving the protein MLEVKDPAIKLFGKTIPLPENQIPTDPVEKSDPECQVPVESEETGVCRETKKTEDEGSPTGESRNQDRSSGDDCREGKHQTPTEEEEKATIDSKQDEDQADTDVATQEKILKKPDKLLPCPRCNSLDTKFCYFNNYNVNQPRHFCKNCQRYWTAGGTMRNVPVGAGRRKNKNSALQYRHMMMSSDAMSSTRIDHPDSANHQVASCGGLPTPSKPLKGNGTVLKFGPDAPLCESMASVLNIREQKRKVEQGIVACAENGEQPSCVSSMAVSACQENVNPENVAQILQNDTPECCNGPTPMHPLQCYPGPPWAYPWSHGWNNVAAMAAGRCSSELVYGQDSSNPSSVQWASAPMVAAPTFCTPSIPFPYMHASYWGCMPNWPASAWNAPWLGSNGSLSSSSSTSNSGCSGNGSPTLGKHSRDASVQGEEKLEKCLWVPKTLRIDDPDEAAKSSIWATLGIKLDQNEPRTKGGIFKAFQPKMEDQVASDAAQVLQANPAALSRSQTFQEGT; this is encoded by the exons ATGTTAGAAGTCAAAGATCCTGCTATTAAGCTCTTTGGGAAGACTATCCCGTTGCCGGAGAATCAGATTCCGACTGATCCAGTGGAGAAATCCGATCCGGAGTGTCAGGTTCCGGTTGAATCAGAGGAAACG GGTGTATgcagagaaacaaaaaagacaGAGGATGAGGGCAGTCCAACAGGAGAGTCTAGAAATCAAGATAGGTCTTCTGGCGATGATTGTAGGGAAGGCAAGCACCAAACTCCCActgaagaggaggagaaagcaACAATAGATTCTAAGCAAGATGAAGACCAGGCTGATACTGATGTGGCCACCCAAGAGAAGATTCTCAAGAAGCCTGACAAGCTCCTCCCATGTCCTCGGTGCAACAGCTTGGACACAAAGTTCTGCTACTTCAATAATTATAATGTTAACCAACCTAGGCACTTCTGCAAGAACTGCCAGAGATATTGGACTGCTGGGGGAACAATGAGAAATGTTCCTGTTGGCGCGGGACGGCGCAAGAATAAGAACTCAGCCTTGCAGTATCGTCACATGATGATGTCCTCTGATGCAATGTCAAGCACAAGGATCGACCACCCTGATTCAGCAAATCACCAAGTTGCTTCCTGTGGGGGCCTGCCCACCCCATCAAAACCTTTGAAGGGAAATGGGACAGTCCTAAAGTTTGGTCCTGATGCACCTTTATGCGAGTCTATGGCATCTGTGCTTAATATCAGAGAACAAAAGAGGAAAGTTGAGCAGGGAATTGTGGCTTGTGCAGAAAATGGAGAACAGCCTTCATGTGTCTCTTCAATGGCGGTCTCAGCGTGCCAAGAAAATGTAAATCCTGAAAATGTGGCACAGATTCTGCAAAACGATACACCAGAATGTTGTAATGGGCCTACTCCTATGCATCCTCTGCAGTGTTACCCTGGTCCACCTTGGGCTTACCCATGGAGCCATGGTTGGAATAATGTAGCTGCGATGGCAGCAGGCCGGTGCTCATCTGAGTTGGTTTATGGACAGGATAGCAGTAACCCAAGTTCGGTTCAATGGGCCTCTGCACCTATGGTGGCTGCTCCCACCTTTTGCACACCAAGCATCCCCTTCCCATATATGCATGCTTCCTATTGGGGTTGTATGCCTAATTGGCCTGCAAGTGCATGGAATGCACCATGGCTTGGGTCTAATGGTAGCCTTTCATCATCGTCCTCCACTAGCAACAGTGGCTGTTCTGGGAATGGTTCACCAACCTTAGGGAAGCATTCTAGAGATGCAAGTGTACAGGGGGAGGAGAAGCTAGAGAAGTGTCTTTGGGTTCCTAAGACACTGAGAATTGATGACCCTGATGAAGCTGCAAAGAGTTCTATTTGGGCTACTTTGGGTATTAAGCTGGATCAGAATGAACCAAGAACAAAAGGCGGCATTTTCAAAGCTTTCCAGCCCAAAATGGAAGACCAAGTTGCATCAGATGCAGCACAGGTGTTACAAGCGAACCCTGCAGCTTTGTCTCGCTCTCAGACATTTCAAGAGGGCACATAA